Proteins encoded by one window of Bacteroidota bacterium:
- a CDS encoding porin has protein sequence MQLKSVLTLLLCVITLSVFSQTGTQVETYNVKVSSKLELRGLTHARYQLFDDTTRIDAFDLRRARLDFRGDIAPKVGYRLHLEFAGAPKILDATFIYKPFDYLNVNVGQSKTPYCYDNLYSPWNLLTISRTQIDNALSGREADLYGNQNGRDIGLWLTGKFSVGEEVKRPIVEYHLGIYNGAGINVADYNSEKDFGGSLRVSPVKDLWLSGRFYTGHGQTTAEPGVNTDRTRYGGDITYKYKNFLIEGEFLAGSDESDSLALLERNGYYVTLGYTPIKDKLQVIARLDNYDPNTDSDDNITNKYILAASWFFNKNTRIQLEYNIVQEEATEQKDNNLFAIQFQAAF, from the coding sequence ATGCAATTGAAATCAGTACTTACCTTATTATTATGTGTTATAACTCTGAGCGTTTTTTCCCAAACAGGAACGCAAGTGGAAACTTACAATGTGAAGGTTTCTTCCAAACTGGAGCTTCGCGGATTAACACACGCACGTTATCAGCTTTTTGATGACACCACACGAATTGATGCATTTGACCTTCGTCGTGCTCGTCTCGATTTCCGTGGCGATATTGCTCCGAAAGTTGGATATCGTTTACACCTTGAATTTGCGGGTGCACCGAAAATTCTGGATGCAACTTTTATTTACAAACCATTTGATTATTTAAATGTGAATGTGGGACAAAGCAAAACTCCTTATTGTTACGACAATTTGTATTCACCCTGGAATTTATTGACCATTAGCAGAACCCAAATTGACAATGCATTATCCGGTCGCGAAGCAGATCTTTATGGCAACCAAAACGGTCGTGATATCGGTTTGTGGTTAACAGGTAAATTCAGTGTTGGAGAAGAAGTAAAAAGACCAATAGTAGAATACCATTTAGGTATATACAATGGTGCAGGAATCAACGTTGCAGACTATAATAGCGAAAAAGATTTTGGCGGTTCATTGCGCGTATCTCCTGTAAAAGACCTTTGGTTAAGTGGAAGATTTTATACAGGTCATGGCCAAACAACTGCTGAACCCGGGGTAAATACTGATCGCACGCGATATGGTGGTGATATCACATACAAATACAAAAATTTCCTTATTGAAGGTGAATTCCTCGCAGGTTCTGATGAAAGCGATAGTCTTGCATTATTAGAAAGAAACGGATATTATGTAACACTTGGTTACACTCCTATCAAAGATAAATTACAAGTAATTGCGCGTTTGGATAATTATGATCCGAATACCGATTCTGATGATAATATAACCAATAAATATATTTTAGCCGCAAGCTGGTTCTTTAATAAAAATACAAGAATTCAATTGGAATACAATATAGTTCAAGAAGAAGCAACTGAACAAAAAGATAATAATTTATTTGCCATACAATTCCAGGCAGCGTTTTAG
- a CDS encoding substrate-binding domain-containing protein: MKKYFSMLLLFCLILVAGSFTSAPVNFKQQPAAELEGKVTLSGAFALYPLAVKWGEEFKKLHPKVSFDIQGGGAGKGMTDALSGSVDLGMVSREITKEEAAKGALGYAMAKDAVIATFNANNPYYAKIYEKGVTKDQFYNIWVNRGVATWGDLLKNGAKDKMNVYTRSDACGAADAWAKYLGNKKQEDLEGIGVFGDPGVANAVANDKFGIGYNNVGYAYDAKTKKPNPGIGIIPIDINGNGKLDPEENFYSTSDKLNMAILADIYPSPPARQLYFVSNGKITDPVVVAFVKWALTDGQKYVAEAGYVELPTDVLNQQVAKLTK, encoded by the coding sequence ATGAAAAAATATTTTTCCATGTTATTGCTGTTTTGTTTGATATTGGTTGCAGGAAGTTTTACTTCTGCTCCGGTAAATTTCAAACAACAACCGGCAGCTGAACTCGAAGGTAAAGTAACCTTGAGCGGAGCATTTGCACTTTATCCTTTAGCAGTAAAATGGGGTGAAGAATTTAAAAAATTGCACCCAAAAGTTTCTTTTGATATTCAGGGTGGAGGTGCAGGAAAAGGTATGACAGATGCACTTTCAGGCTCTGTTGACCTTGGAATGGTAAGTCGTGAGATAACAAAAGAAGAAGCAGCAAAAGGTGCACTTGGTTATGCAATGGCAAAGGATGCAGTTATCGCAACCTTTAATGCAAATAATCCTTATTATGCAAAAATTTATGAAAAGGGTGTTACAAAAGATCAGTTCTATAATATCTGGGTGAACAGAGGAGTTGCTACCTGGGGCGACCTGCTTAAAAATGGAGCTAAAGATAAAATGAATGTATATACGAGAAGTGATGCTTGTGGTGCTGCTGATGCATGGGCGAAATATCTCGGGAATAAAAAACAGGAAGACCTGGAAGGAATCGGAGTATTCGGTGACCCGGGAGTGGCTAACGCAGTTGCAAACGATAAATTCGGAATTGGATATAATAATGTTGGATATGCATATGATGCTAAAACAAAAAAACCAAATCCGGGTATCGGAATTATACCAATTGATATTAATGGCAATGGTAAATTGGATCCTGAAGAAAATTTTTATAGCACATCCGATAAATTAAATATGGCAATACTTGCTGATATCTATCCGTCTCCTCCTGCACGTCAATTATATTTCGTGAGTAACGGAAAAATTACTGACCCTGTGGTGGTAGCCTTTGTAAAATGGGCGCTTACTGATGGTCAGAAGTACGTTGCTGAAGCAGGATATGTGGAATTGCCGACAGATGTGCTAAATCAGCAGGTGGCCAAATTGACAAAGTAA
- a CDS encoding substrate-binding domain-containing protein produces MKIQNLIIAAGLTVIIASGCSGGKEQDSNANELEGKITISGAFALYPMAVQWGEEFKALHPKVQFDIQGGGAGKGMTDVLSGSTDLGMVSRDVNEEEKSKGAFDLGVCKDAVLPTINAKNPYRDIIYQKGISNQQFIDIFITGKIKTWGDLLGNGSSEKIEVYTRSDAAGAAESWAKYLDGKKQEDLLGVGVMGDPGLAQAIVKSKFSIGFNNVSFAYDNVTKINNPGIAVAPIDINGNGILEAEENFYDNMDKVNAAILSGTYPSPPARPLLFVSKGAPTDPLVIEFLKYVLTEGQKGVGEAGFVQLPDDVIQAQIQKLPSAAVKAKSDH; encoded by the coding sequence ATGAAGATCCAAAATTTAATCATTGCAGCAGGTTTGACTGTAATAATAGCTTCCGGTTGTTCCGGAGGTAAAGAACAAGATTCTAATGCCAACGAATTGGAAGGAAAAATTACGATATCGGGTGCTTTTGCACTGTATCCAATGGCTGTGCAATGGGGTGAAGAATTTAAAGCACTGCACCCAAAAGTACAATTTGACATTCAAGGCGGTGGTGCCGGAAAAGGCATGACAGATGTTTTGTCGGGCTCCACCGATCTTGGAATGGTTTCCAGAGATGTGAATGAAGAGGAAAAATCTAAAGGCGCATTTGATCTTGGGGTATGTAAAGATGCTGTGTTGCCTACAATTAATGCAAAAAATCCTTACCGAGATATTATTTATCAAAAAGGTATTTCTAATCAGCAATTCATCGACATTTTTATTACCGGAAAAATTAAAACATGGGGCGATCTTTTAGGAAATGGTTCCTCAGAAAAAATTGAGGTTTATACACGCAGTGATGCAGCAGGCGCTGCTGAATCATGGGCGAAATACCTTGATGGAAAAAAACAGGAAGACCTGTTAGGTGTTGGTGTAATGGGTGATCCCGGACTTGCACAAGCAATAGTGAAAAGTAAATTTTCCATTGGATTTAATAATGTGAGTTTTGCTTATGATAATGTTACAAAAATTAATAATCCCGGAATTGCAGTTGCACCAATAGATATTAATGGAAACGGAATTTTGGAAGCAGAAGAAAATTTTTATGATAATATGGATAAAGTAAATGCTGCTATCCTCTCAGGCACATATCCATCACCTCCTGCACGTCCTTTATTATTCGTATCCAAGGGCGCACCAACCGATCCACTTGTTATTGAATTCTTAAAATATGTTTTAACGGAAGGACAAAAAGGTGTGGGCGAAGCGGGTTTCGTACAATTACCGGATGATGTGATACAAGCACAAATTCAGAAATTACCCTCCGCTGCAGTTAAAGCAAAAAGCGACCACTAA